A single region of the Pan troglodytes isolate AG18354 chromosome 18, NHGRI_mPanTro3-v2.0_pri, whole genome shotgun sequence genome encodes:
- the NLRC5 gene encoding protein NLRC5 isoform X14, with protein MDPVGLQLGNKNLWSCLVRLLTKDPEWLNAKMKFFLPNTDLDSRNETLDPEQRVILQLNKLHVQGSDTWQSFIHCVCMQLEVPLDLEVLLLSTFGCDDGFTSQLGAEGKSQPESQLHHGLKRPHQSCGSSPRRKQCKKQQLELAKKYLQLLRTSAQQRYRSQIPGSGQPHAFHQVYVPPILRRATASLDTPEGAVMGDLKVEDGADVSISDLFNTRVNKGPRVTVLLGKAGMGKTTLAHRLCQKWAEGHLNCFQALFLFEFRQLNLITRFLTPSELLFDLYLSPESDHDTVFQYLEKNADQVLLIFDGLDEALQPMGPDGPGPVLTLFSHLCNGTLLPGCRVMATSRPGKLPACLPAEAAMVHMLGFDGPRVEEYVNHFFSAQPSREGALVELQTNGRLRSLCAVPALCQVACLCLHHLLPDHAPGQSVALLPTMTQLYMQMVLALSPPGHLPTSSLLDLGEVALRGLETGKVIFYAKDIAPPLIAFGATHSLLTSFCVPTGPGHQQTGYAFTHLSLQEFLAALHLMASPKVNKDTLTQYVTLHSRWVQRTKARLGLSDHLPTFLAGLASCTCRPFLSHLAQGNEDCVGAKQAAVVQVLKKLATRKLTGPKVVELCHCVDETQEPELASLTAQSLPYQLPFHNFPLTCTDLATLTNILEHREAPIHLDFDGCPLEPHCPEALVGCGQIENLSFRSRKCGDTFAEALSRSLPTMGRLQMLGLAGSKITARGISHLVKALPLCPQLKEVSFRDNQLSDQVVLNIVEVLPHLPRLRKLDLSSNSICVSTLLCLARVAVTCPTVRMLQAREADLIFLLSPPTETTAELQRAPDLQESDGQRKGAQSRSLTLRLQKCQLQVHDAEALIALLQEGPHLEEVDLSGNQLEDEGCRLMAEAASQLHIARKLDLSDNGLSVAGVHCVLRAVSACWTLAELHISLQHKTVIFMFAQEPEEQKGPQERAAFLDSLMLQMPSELPLSSRRMRLTHCGLQAKHLEQLCKALGGSCHLGHLHLDFSGNALGDEGAARLAQLLPGLGALQSLNLSENGLSLDAVLGLVQCFSTLQWLFRLDISFESQHILLRGDKTSRDMWATGSLPDFPAAAEFLGFRQRCIPRSLCLSECPLEPPSLTRLCATLKDCPGPLELHPAP; from the exons ATGGACCCCGTTGGCCTCCAGCTCGGCAACAAGAACCTGTGGAGCTGTCTTGTGAGGCTGCTCACCAAAGACCCAGAATGGCTGAACGCCAAGATGAAGTTCTTCCTCCCCAACACGGACCTGGATTCCAGGAACGAGACCTTGGACCCTGAACAGAGAGTCATCCTGCAACTCAACAAGCTGCATGTCCAGGGTTCGGACACCTGGCAGTCTTTCATTCATTGTGTGTGCATGCAGCTGGAGGTGCCTCTGGACCTGGAGGTGCTGCTGCTGAGTACTTTTGGCTGTGATGATG GGTTCACCAGCCAGCTGGGAGCTGAGGGGAAAAGCCAACCTGAATCTCAGCTCCACCATG GCCTGAAGCGCCCACATCAGAGCTGTGGGTCCTCACCCCGCCGGAAGCAGTGCAAGAAGCAGCAGCTAG AGTTGGCCAAGAAGTACCTGCAGCTCCTGCGGACCTCTGCCCAGCAGCGCTACAGGAGCCAAATCCCTGGGTCAGGGCAGCCCCACGCCTTCCACCAGGTCTATGTCCCTCCAATCCTGCGCCGGGCCACAGCGTCCTTAGACACTCCGGAGGGGGCCGTTATGGGGGACCTCAAGGTGGAAGACGGTGCTGACGTGAGCATCTCGGACCTCTTCAACACCAGGGTTAACAAGGGCCCGAGGGTGACCGTGCTTTTGGGGAAGGCTGGCATGGGCAAGACCACGCTGGCCCACCGGCTCTGCCAGAAGTGGGCAGAGGGCCATCTGAACTGTTTCCAGGCCCTGTTCCTTTTTGAATTCCGCCAGCTCAACTTGATCACGAGGTTCCTGACACCGTCCGAGCTCCTTTTTGATCTGTACCTGAGCCCTGAATCGGACCACGACACTGTCTTCCAGTACCTGGAGAAGAACGCTGACCAAGTCCTGCTGATCTTTGATGGGCTAGATGAGGCCCTCCAGCCTATGGGTCCTGATGGCCCAGGCCCAGTCCTCACCCTTTTCTCCCATCTCTGCAATGGGACCCTCCTGCCTGGCTGCCGGGTGATGGCTACCTCCCGTCCAGGAaagctgcctgcctgcctgcctgcagaGGCAGCCATGGTCCACATGTTGGGCTTTGATGGGCCACGGGTGGAAGAATATGTGAATCACTTCTTCAGCGCCCAGCCATCGCGGGAGGGGGCCCTGGTGGAGTTACAGACAAATGGACGTCTCCGAAGCCTGTGTGCGGTGCCCGCGCTGTGCCAAGTcgcctgtctctgcctccaccATCTGCTTCCTGACCACGCCCCAGGCCAGTCTGTGGCCCTCCTGCCCACCATGACTCAGCTCTATATGCAGATGGTGCTCGCCCTCAGCCCCCCTGGGCACTTGCCCACCTCGTCCCTACTGGACCTGGGGGAGGTGGCCCTGAGGGGCCTGGAGACAGGGAAGGTTATCTTCTATGCAAAAGATATTGCTCCACCCTTGATAGCTTTTGGGGCCACTCACAGCCTGCTGACTTCCTTCTGCGTCCCCACAGGCCCTGGGCACCAGCAGACAGGCTATGctttcacccacctcagcctgcaggAGTTTCTTGCTGCCCTGCACCTGATGGCCAGCCCCAAGGTGAACAAAGACACACTTACCCAGTATGTTACCCTCCATTCCCGCTGGGTACAGCGGACCAAAGCTAGACTGGGCCTCTCAGACCACCTCCCCACCTTCCTGGCGGGCCTGGCATCCTGCACCTGCCGCCCCTTCCTTAGCCACCTGGCGCAGGGCAATGAGGACTGTGTAGGTGCCAAGCAGGCTGCTGTAGTGCAGGTGTTGAAGAAGTTGGCCACCCGCAAGCTCACAGGGCCAAAGGTTGTAGAGCTGTGTCACTGTGTGGATGAGACACAGGAGCCTGAGCTGGCCAGTCTCACCGCACAAAGCCTCCCCTATCAACTGCCCTTCCACAATTTCCCACTGACCTGCACCGACCTGGCCACCCTGACCAACATCCTAGAGCACAGGGAGGCCCCCATCCACCTGGATTTTGATGGCTGTCCCCTGGAGCCCCACTGCCCTGAGGCTCTGGTAGGCTGTGGGCAGATAGAGAATCTCAG CTTTAGGAGCAGGAAGTGTGGGGACACCTTTGCAGAAGCCCTCTCCAGGAGCTTGCCGACAATGGGGAGGCTGCAGATGCTGGG GTTAGCAGGAAGTAAAATCACTGCCCGAGGCATCAGCCACCTGGTGAAAGCTTTGCCTCTCTGTCCACAGCTGAAAGAAGTCAG TTTTCGGGACAACCAGCTCAGTGACCAGGTGGTGCTGAACATTGTGGAGGTTCTCCCTCACCTACCACGGCTCCGGAAGCTTGA CCTGAGCAGCAACAGCATCTGCGTGTCAACCCTACTCTGCTTGGCAAGGGTGGCAGTCACGTGTCCTACCGTCAGGATGCTTCAGGCCAG GGAGGCGGACctcatcttccttctttccccgcCCACAGAGACAACTGCAGAGCTACAAAG AGCTCCAGACCTGCAGGAAAGTGACGGCCAGAGGAAAGGGGCTCAGAGCAGAAGCTTGACGCTCAG GCTGCAGAAGTGTCAGCTCCAGGTCCACGATGCGGAGGCCCTCATAGCCCTGCTCCAGGAAGGCCCTCACCTGGAGGAAGTGGA cctctcagggAACCAGCTGGAAGATGAAGGCTGTCGGCTGATGGCAGAGGCTGCATCCCAGCTGCACATCGCCAGGAAGCTGGA CCTCAGCGACAACGGGCTTTCTGTGGCCGGGGTGCATTGTGTGCTGAGGGCCGTGAGTGCGTGCTGGACCCTGGCAGAGCTGCACATCAG CCTGCAGCACAAAACTGTGATCTTCATGTTTGCCCAGGAGCCAGAGGAGCAGAAGGGGCCCCAGGAGAG GGCTGCATTTCTTGACAGCCTCATGCTCCAGATGCCCTCTGAGCTGCCTCTGAGCTCCCGAAGGATGAG GCTGACACATTGTGGCCTCCAAGCAAAGCACCTAGAGCAGCTCTGCAAGGCTCTTGGAGGAAGCTGCCACCTCGGTCACCTCCACCTCGA cttctCAGGCAATGCTCTGGGGGATGAAGGTGCAGCCCGGCTGGCTCAGCTGCTCCCAGGGCTGGGAGCTCTGCAGTCCTTGAA CCTCAGTGAGAATGGTTTGTCCCTGGATGCCGTGTTGGGTTTGGTTCAGTGCTTCTCCACTCTGCAGTGGCTCTTCCGCTTGGACATCAG